The Lepus europaeus isolate LE1 chromosome 6, mLepTim1.pri, whole genome shotgun sequence genome includes a window with the following:
- the TRIM13 gene encoding E3 ubiquitin-protein ligase TRIM13 produces MGSCEAQKWQDVMELLEEDLTCPICCSLFDDPRVLPCSHNFCKKCLEGLLEGNVRNSLWRPSPFKCPTCRKETSATGVNSLQVNYSLKGIVEKYNKIKISPKMPVCKGHLGQPLNIFCLTDMQLICGICATRGDHTKHVFCSIEDAYAQERNAFESLFQSFETWRRGDALSRLDTLETSKRKSLQLLTKDSDKVKEFFEKLQHTLDQKKNEILSDFETMKLAVMQAYDPEINKLNTILQEQRMAFNIAEAFKDVSEPIIFLQQMQEFREKIKVIKETPLPPSNLPTSPLMKNFDTSQWEDIKLVDVDKLSLPQDTSTFISKIPWRFYQLLVVVLLLGLLVLFSPTVFLEWSLFDELAAWKDHLSNFSSYLTKQADFVEQSIFYWEQVTDGFLIFSEKFRNFSLVVLNNVADFVCKYKLL; encoded by the exons ATGGGAAGCTGTGAAGCTCAGAAGTGGCAA GATGTGATGGAGCTGCTTGAAGAAGATCTGACGTGCCCAATCTGTTGCAGTCTGTTTGATGATCCACGAGTTTTGCCTTGCTCACACAACTTCTGCAAAAAATGCTTGGAAGGTCTCTTAGAGGGGAATGTGCGGAATTCGTTGTGGAGACCATCGCCATTCAAGTGCCCCACCTGCCGTAAGGAAACATCAGCTACTGGAGTTAACAGCCTGCAGGTTAATTATTCCCTGAAGGGTATTGTGGAAAAGTATAACAAGATCAAGATTTCTCCCAAGATGCCAGTGTGCAAAGGACACTTGGGACAGCCTCTAAACATTTTCTGCCTGACTGATATGCAGCTGATTTGTGGGATCTGTGCTACCCGTGGTGACCACACCAAGCATGTCTTCTGTTCTATTGAAGATGCCTATGCTCAGGAAAGGAATGCTTTTGAATCCCTCTTCCAGAGCTTTGAGACATGGCGTCGGGGAGATGCTCTTTCTCGCTTGGATACCTTGGAAACGAGCAAGAGGAAATCCCTACAGTTACTGACTAAAGATTCAGATAAAGTGAAGGAGTTTTTTGAGAAATTACAACATACATTGGatcaaaagaagaatgaaatcctatctgaCTTTGAGACCATGAAACTTGCAGTGATGCAAGCCTATGACCCAGAGATCAACAAACTCAACACCATCTTGCAGGAACAACGAATGGCCTTTAACATCGCTGAGGCATTTAAAGACGTGTCAGAGCCCATCATATTTCTGCAACAGATGCAGGAGTTcagggagaaaatcaaagtaatcaAGGAAACTCCTTTACCTCCCTCTAATTTGCCCACAAGCCCTTTAATGAAGAACTTTGATACCAGTCAGTGGGAGGACATCAAATTAGTAGACGTGGATAAACTTTCTTTGCCTCAAGACACTAGCACATTCATTAGCAAGATTCCCTGGCGCTTTTATCAGCTACTTGTGGTGGTCCTTCTGCTTGGCCTCCTCGTTCTCTTCAGTCCTACTGTATTCCTAGAATGGTCTTTGTTTGATGAATTGGCAGCATGGAAAGACCACCTTTCAAACTTCAGTTCTTATCTGACTAAGCAAGCTGATTTTGTAGAACAATCCATTTTTTACTGGGAACAGGTGACAGATGGGTTTCTCATTTTCAGTGAAAAATTCAGGAATTTTAGTTTGGTGGTGCTGAACAATGTGGCAGATTTTGTGTGCAAATATAAactattataa
- the KCNRG gene encoding potassium channel regulatory protein: MSSQELVTLNVGGKIFTTKISTIKQFPASRLAQMVDGQDQELKMVGGQIFVDRDGVLFSFILDFLRTHQLLLPTDFSDYLRLQREALFYELDSLVHLLNRHLLQKGPAVLEVHFLSRNTQAFFRVFGSCSKTIEMLTEKITVFIEQPSALTWNSNSFPPQVTFLPLPPQRPSYHDLVFQCGSDSTPENQTGVRYVSIKPDNRKLANGTNVLGLLIDTILKEGFHLVSRTVSSEDKSECYSFERVRSPEAFAMNKTPKSEMTIMSEQSQKKT, translated from the exons ATGAGTAGTCAAGAACTGGTCACTTTGAACGTGGGAGGGAAGATATTCACAACAAAGATTTCTACCATAAAGCAGTTTCCTGCCTCTCGATTAGCACAAATGGTAGATGGCCAAGACCAAGAACTCAAGATGGTCGGTGGCCAGATTTTTGTGGACAGAGATGGTGTTTTATTTAGTTTCATCTTGGATTTCTTGAGAACTCACCAGCTTTTGTTACCCACTGACTTTTCAGACTACCTTAGGCTTCAGAGAGAGGCTCTTTTCTATGAACTTGATTCACTGGTTCATCTCTTAAACCGACACCTGCTACAGAAAGGACCTGCTGTCTTGGAGGTGCACTTCCTAAGCCGAAACACTCAAGCATTTTTCAGGGTGTTTGGCTCTTGCAGCAAAACAATCGAGATGTTAACTGAGAAGATTACAGTGTTTATAGAGCAACCTTCAGCACTCACCTGGAATAGCAACTCCTTCCCCCCGCAGGTGACCTTCCTTCCACTGCCTCCACAAAGACCTTCTTACCACGACCTGGTTTTCCAGTGCGGCTCTGACAGCACTCCTGAGAACCAAACTGGAGTCAG GTATGTTTCTATAAAACCTGATAATCGAAAATTGGCCAACGGAACAAATGTCCTCGGCTTACTGATTGACACCATATTGAAAGAAGGCTTCCATCTGGTCAGCAGGACAGTATCATCCGAAGACAAAAGTGAATGCTATAGCTTTGAAAGAGTAAGAAGCCCTGAAGCATTTGCCATGAACAAAACACCAAAATCAGAGATGACCATCATGTCAGAGCAATCTCAGAAAAAGACATAA